From the genome of Lawsonella clevelandensis, one region includes:
- the galE gene encoding UDP-glucose 4-epimerase GalE produces MKLLVTGGAGYVGSCVATVLVERGHDVTIVDNLSTGTREAVPAGTRFLEGDIKDVAHEVLSAESYDGVLHFAARSLVGESCEVPDQYWQGNVVTTLALLDAIRDNGVPRLVFSSTAATYGEPDEVPITEDMPTHPTNPYGATKLSMDMAITSYCNAYGLTATSLRYFNVAGAYLGAGENRKVETHIVPLVLEVAMGYREKIYIFGDDWPTSDGTCIRDYIHVLDLADAHILALEKSPEGRHSIFNLGSGEGFSVKEVVEACRQVTGHPIPAEVAERRAGDPAVLVASSEKAKQELGWNPQHTDITEIVSDAWEFTRQLGDRAFAAHKAR; encoded by the coding sequence ATGAAACTCCTGGTTACCGGCGGCGCCGGATACGTTGGTAGCTGCGTTGCTACCGTTCTGGTGGAACGTGGTCACGACGTCACTATTGTCGACAACTTGTCGACCGGTACCAGGGAAGCAGTACCTGCGGGAACTCGCTTCCTTGAAGGCGACATCAAGGATGTTGCACACGAGGTGCTATCTGCGGAGTCGTACGACGGTGTTTTGCATTTCGCTGCTCGCTCTCTGGTCGGGGAATCTTGTGAAGTACCGGACCAGTACTGGCAAGGCAACGTTGTTACCACCCTGGCCCTCCTCGACGCTATCCGTGACAACGGCGTTCCTCGGTTGGTTTTTTCCTCGACCGCAGCTACCTACGGCGAGCCTGATGAGGTTCCCATTACCGAAGACATGCCTACCCACCCCACGAATCCATATGGGGCCACCAAGCTTTCCATGGATATGGCGATTACCTCCTACTGCAACGCCTATGGTCTGACTGCCACCTCGCTACGCTACTTCAACGTGGCAGGTGCCTACCTTGGAGCTGGTGAGAATCGGAAGGTCGAGACCCATATCGTTCCTCTCGTACTTGAAGTCGCCATGGGCTACCGCGAGAAGATTTACATATTCGGCGATGACTGGCCTACCTCCGACGGCACCTGTATCAGGGACTACATCCACGTCTTGGACCTGGCAGATGCACATATTCTTGCACTGGAGAAGTCTCCAGAAGGCCGTCATTCGATCTTCAACCTTGGATCGGGTGAAGGCTTCTCCGTCAAGGAAGTCGTCGAGGCCTGCCGGCAGGTCACTGGGCACCCAATTCCTGCCGAGGTAGCGGAACGCCGTGCGGGCGACCCTGCAGTCCTGGTTGCTTCCTCCGAAAAGGCTAAGCAGGAACTGGGCTGGAATCCGCAGCACACTGATATCACCGAAATCGTCAGCGACGCATGGGAGTTTACTCGTCAGCTTGGTGACCGCGCTTTCGCAGCGCACAAGGCTCGCTAG
- a CDS encoding DUF5642 family protein: MKIRHTRVTRAALALSTVLSLSLVSGCGSEDTQAEKPAARGATTERPGGAAEPSQARSGRTGTNGRDGSRQSGVKVPEHKKPRVDWAEFLRDPANYLLGGTEFPGGYSARTLSLSERGKAIQDVGRAGVSVENFPNSCNGAAGRIGSANDQIAMQMASKQNHSLTLVVINNSDPTTAVSAWADKNDQCPTFLSQENGVTSTVYVEKTEAPEIAGSQAVGYLITTKTTNLRGSTTQEQLLYAIPMGEVVVEVMGMNFGGPVNRGEVDDVLQQAVKKSTEVERKATEATQRDAKKSASNSSSPTTQKPRSTQSPRTTTARPSKHHSTDE; this comes from the coding sequence ATGAAGATTCGGCACACACGGGTAACCCGTGCTGCTCTCGCTCTTTCAACCGTACTGTCGCTATCTCTCGTTTCCGGATGTGGATCAGAGGACACACAGGCGGAGAAGCCTGCAGCACGCGGGGCAACGACGGAACGTCCCGGCGGTGCAGCGGAGCCCTCTCAGGCACGTTCTGGTCGGACTGGAACAAATGGCCGGGATGGATCTCGGCAGAGCGGCGTCAAAGTGCCGGAGCATAAGAAACCCCGGGTTGATTGGGCCGAGTTTCTACGCGATCCTGCAAACTACCTGCTCGGTGGAACTGAGTTTCCCGGTGGATATTCGGCGCGCACACTGAGTCTGTCAGAACGCGGTAAAGCAATCCAGGATGTTGGCAGGGCTGGTGTTAGCGTCGAGAACTTCCCTAATTCGTGTAATGGGGCGGCGGGGCGCATTGGGTCCGCAAATGACCAGATTGCTATGCAAATGGCGTCAAAGCAGAATCATTCGCTGACGCTCGTCGTAATTAATAACTCTGATCCCACTACTGCGGTATCTGCATGGGCCGACAAAAACGACCAATGCCCAACATTCCTCTCGCAGGAAAACGGGGTGACCTCGACAGTCTATGTTGAGAAAACAGAAGCGCCAGAAATTGCTGGCTCGCAGGCAGTGGGCTATCTGATTACGACAAAGACCACGAATCTGCGCGGTAGTACGACGCAAGAACAGCTTCTCTATGCAATCCCCATGGGGGAGGTTGTTGTCGAGGTAATGGGAATGAATTTTGGTGGTCCCGTTAATCGTGGAGAAGTAGATGACGTCCTGCAACAGGCCGTAAAGAAAAGTACGGAAGTCGAGCGGAAAGCCACTGAAGCAACCCAAAGAGACGCCAAAAAATCCGCTAGCAATAGTAGTTCCCCTACCACCCAGAAGCCGAGATCGACTCAGTCTCCCCGAACGACTACTGCCAGGCCCTCAAAACATCACTCAACAGACGAATAA
- the sigB gene encoding RNA polymerase sigma factor SigB, producing MTSDSATTAVVDRTQEQDLDRPSQTADLVRVYLNAIGRRQLLTAEEEVDLAKRIEVGIYAEHLLEEHPRYGDTRRGQLRMLVRDGELARQQLLEANLRLVVSLAKRYTGRGMPLLDLIQEGNLGLIRAVDKFDYAKGFKFSTYATWWIRQAITRGMAEQTRTVRLPVHLVEQFNKISRIKRELNQQLGRPATWEEISEESGIPVEKILDLVDKARDPISLDTKVGSDDDSPLGSFIEDDGALDAVEYTMTRFMAEDVHDVLDDLSERERNVIRWRYGLADGETHTLDFIGKKYGLSRERVRQIERTVLERLRESEDIERLRAYAS from the coding sequence ATGACCTCAGATAGCGCAACAACGGCAGTTGTTGATAGGACGCAGGAGCAGGACCTTGATCGCCCCTCTCAGACTGCCGACTTGGTACGTGTTTATCTGAATGCCATTGGTCGACGGCAGCTCCTGACGGCTGAAGAAGAAGTTGACTTGGCCAAGCGCATTGAAGTGGGCATCTACGCGGAACATCTTCTCGAGGAACATCCCCGCTATGGAGATACTCGTCGTGGACAGCTGCGAATGTTGGTGAGAGACGGGGAACTCGCTCGCCAGCAGCTTTTGGAAGCGAATCTCCGCCTTGTCGTCTCCCTCGCGAAACGATACACCGGCCGCGGCATGCCTCTCCTCGACCTCATTCAAGAAGGAAACCTTGGTCTCATCCGTGCTGTCGATAAATTCGATTACGCCAAGGGATTTAAATTCTCGACGTATGCCACCTGGTGGATTCGCCAGGCTATTACCCGCGGAATGGCAGAGCAGACTCGGACAGTTCGACTTCCTGTTCACCTGGTAGAGCAGTTCAACAAGATCTCTCGGATTAAGCGTGAGCTCAATCAACAGTTGGGACGTCCGGCAACCTGGGAAGAGATTTCCGAGGAATCCGGTATACCGGTCGAGAAGATTCTCGATCTTGTCGACAAAGCACGAGATCCCATTAGTCTGGACACCAAAGTTGGTTCTGATGATGATTCACCACTGGGATCGTTTATTGAAGATGATGGTGCCCTCGACGCTGTCGAATACACCATGACTCGTTTCATGGCGGAAGACGTCCATGACGTTTTGGATGATCTCAGTGAGCGTGAACGTAATGTCATTCGCTGGCGCTATGGTCTCGCTGACGGTGAAACCCACACCTTGGACTTCATCGGAAAGAAATACGGTCTGTCCCGTGAACGTGTGCGCCAGATTGAACGTACGGTGCTGGAGCGTCTTCGGGAAAGCGAAGACATCGAACGTCTCCGCGCCTATGCAAGCTAG
- a CDS encoding PAC2 family protein → MPDSLHRPQFPRPTLPDGVDSVPFVHGLTGFVDAGNTVFITTQHLLGSLEKELVANFTADAVIEYTNRRPAMLMRDGKLEAFHPHDIKLWLLYDNNGHPFFLLEGTEPDLHWGQLSREILGLLASYGVKETVGIFAATMGVPHTRHVPCLHHGSQHFEGEGITNWEGSMRFPASFDAYLDYILQEEHFRMDGFTAQVPNYLAQSHYSPAAVQLLHALQSFCQLTIPTGAIEKDADDLLTEVNEQIDDNPELVTVVRTMEQTYDSFKEEHERKKTEEADLKVFAEDLMNSEKLGAELEKFLSQVDTRQDPPAEEGDA, encoded by the coding sequence ATGCCCGATTCTCTTCATCGACCGCAGTTCCCACGTCCGACACTTCCCGATGGTGTCGATAGCGTCCCGTTTGTACACGGACTTACTGGTTTTGTCGATGCCGGCAATACCGTATTTATCACCACTCAGCATCTGCTAGGTTCGCTTGAGAAGGAGCTGGTGGCGAACTTCACTGCTGATGCTGTTATCGAATACACCAATCGGCGCCCGGCAATGCTCATGCGTGACGGAAAACTGGAAGCTTTCCATCCCCACGACATCAAATTGTGGCTCCTCTACGACAACAACGGCCATCCCTTTTTCCTCCTGGAAGGCACCGAACCGGACTTGCACTGGGGACAGCTTTCTCGTGAGATTCTCGGTTTACTGGCGTCTTATGGAGTGAAAGAAACTGTCGGAATCTTTGCCGCCACAATGGGCGTTCCGCACACTCGCCATGTCCCCTGTTTGCACCATGGCTCACAACACTTCGAGGGAGAGGGAATCACGAATTGGGAAGGCTCTATGCGTTTCCCCGCTAGCTTTGATGCCTACCTCGATTATATCTTGCAAGAGGAACACTTCCGTATGGATGGCTTCACCGCACAGGTTCCTAACTACCTTGCTCAGTCGCACTATTCCCCTGCAGCTGTCCAGCTTCTGCATGCTCTTCAGTCTTTCTGCCAGCTTACCATTCCCACTGGGGCTATCGAGAAGGACGCCGACGACCTTCTTACAGAAGTCAATGAGCAGATAGACGATAACCCAGAACTGGTCACTGTCGTCCGCACGATGGAACAAACCTATGACTCTTTCAAAGAGGAGCATGAGCGGAAAAAGACGGAGGAGGCGGACCTCAAGGTGTTCGCCGAAGACCTTATGAACTCCGAAAAGTTGGGCGCAGAGCTGGAGAAGTTCCTTTCCCAAGTTGATACCCGGCAGGATCCACCTGCGGAAGAAGGCGACGCATAG
- a CDS encoding DUF4192 family protein, whose translation MHYTISSPGHLIAQLPHFFGFDVCDSLVVMTTSGVTHALGPLLRVDIPKPGKTTETRRTVTAALRRLADREFGELVIILVSSDWTAQGAAQADAIDEVCEEVAYSVGFIIKDFYMARHCHPGGYWVSLYTGDKGPIPTVIPIETVSTGCIGAAVLPQQQREMTTGGASTAVNSIKSGPDSTTSPERQKKHSSAGLPSLMSREETQEWVAARTTDLSHLAEWEVRAESLALRSVPSGKELRQILQTTPTHSVQAPSAVVMRQFFLRSIESCQGADGLIALLADRDADQWAEWMWELIPSVDLAMRSYLLLTLAFWYYIHGDGFRAHTMLDQAATIDPQCVEIRSLQQLLAMCIEPKALRKVVDEIAESLWEEGA comes from the coding sequence ATGCATTACACCATTTCTTCACCTGGGCACCTCATCGCGCAGCTACCGCACTTCTTCGGATTCGATGTCTGTGACTCACTTGTCGTTATGACCACTTCCGGCGTCACTCATGCGCTCGGACCGCTTCTGCGTGTCGACATTCCGAAACCGGGTAAGACAACGGAGACACGACGGACAGTAACAGCCGCACTGCGGCGTCTTGCCGACCGAGAATTCGGAGAGCTTGTCATCATCCTAGTTAGCTCAGACTGGACAGCGCAGGGGGCCGCCCAAGCAGATGCTATAGATGAAGTCTGTGAAGAGGTAGCCTATTCTGTTGGGTTCATCATTAAGGATTTCTATATGGCCCGCCATTGTCATCCGGGGGGATACTGGGTCTCTCTCTACACAGGAGATAAGGGTCCAATTCCAACTGTCATCCCCATCGAAACAGTTTCTACCGGCTGCATCGGTGCGGCAGTGCTGCCACAGCAACAGCGAGAAATGACCACTGGTGGGGCATCAACAGCAGTCAACAGCATCAAATCGGGACCGGATTCAACTACTTCTCCTGAACGCCAGAAGAAGCATTCTTCCGCGGGACTACCATCGCTGATGTCCCGTGAAGAGACACAAGAGTGGGTCGCTGCGCGAACTACGGATCTCTCCCATCTCGCTGAATGGGAAGTACGGGCGGAAAGCCTGGCCCTTCGTTCCGTCCCCTCGGGAAAAGAATTGCGTCAGATTCTGCAGACAACCCCTACACATTCCGTACAGGCCCCATCCGCAGTCGTCATGCGCCAGTTTTTTCTCCGTAGTATAGAGTCTTGCCAAGGAGCTGATGGTCTCATCGCACTGCTGGCCGACCGTGATGCGGATCAGTGGGCAGAGTGGATGTGGGAGCTTATCCCCAGCGTCGATCTCGCTATGCGGTCCTACCTGCTCTTGACACTGGCATTTTGGTACTACATCCATGGCGACGGCTTTCGGGCACACACTATGCTTGACCAAGCAGCAACCATCGACCCACAGTGTGTTGAAATTCGGTCATTGCAGCAGCTGCTGGCCATGTGCATTGAGCCCAAGGCACTACGAAAAGTTGTCGACGAAATTGCCGAATCCCTCTGGGAGGAAGGCGCCTAG
- a CDS encoding metal-dependent transcriptional regulator encodes MKELVDTTQMYLRTILELEEEGIRPLRARIAERLEQSGPTVSQTVARMERDGLLTVEASRELHLTPKGREIAVAVMRKHRLAERLLVDIIGMDVAEIHDEACRWEHVISENVERHLVKVLDHPHHSPYGNPIPGLDRISADAPVSEDYPRLTELDLSDEPLIVTLRQVGEIAQTDQYLVDSLIANAIGPGARISVKEKDGVIRLCSLGGEWITIPNDMAHAFYIEPVKR; translated from the coding sequence ATGAAAGAGCTTGTCGATACTACCCAGATGTATCTGCGGACCATCCTCGAACTCGAAGAAGAGGGTATTAGGCCTCTCCGCGCCCGCATTGCGGAACGTCTCGAGCAATCTGGTCCCACAGTCAGCCAGACCGTGGCGCGTATGGAACGCGATGGACTTCTGACAGTTGAGGCGAGCCGAGAACTGCATCTCACCCCTAAAGGTCGCGAGATCGCGGTAGCAGTCATGCGAAAGCATCGCCTCGCCGAGCGACTGCTCGTCGATATCATTGGCATGGATGTAGCAGAGATCCACGACGAGGCATGCCGCTGGGAACATGTAATTAGTGAAAATGTCGAACGCCATCTTGTAAAGGTGCTAGACCACCCGCACCACTCCCCCTATGGGAATCCGATTCCTGGTCTTGACCGAATCTCCGCTGATGCGCCCGTGTCAGAAGACTACCCCCGTCTCACTGAGCTTGATCTCAGTGACGAACCACTCATTGTCACGCTGCGCCAAGTAGGCGAAATCGCCCAGACCGATCAGTACCTTGTCGATAGTCTGATCGCCAATGCGATTGGCCCCGGAGCCCGCATCAGTGTCAAAGAGAAAGATGGTGTCATTCGACTGTGCTCATTGGGCGGAGAGTGGATTACCATTCCTAATGACATGGCACACGCCTTTTATATTGAGCCTGTGAAGAGGTAA
- a CDS encoding DEAD/DEAH box helicase, with the protein MDSSTPTLSNYLPELIDCPVSLLDTSVVDCFERYLADSGIDPYPAQAEAFLTISAGDHLILSTPTGSGKSLVAIFAHWWAMTHDQVSFYTAPIKALVNEKFFALCEVFGSENVGMMTGDATVNPSAPIVCATAEILANKALREGEKCEAGLVIMDEFHFVADPDRGWAWQVPLIELPHTQFVLLSATLGDTTLWKDGLYERSGRVVTEVTGAERPVPLTYRYSRSPLNESVLSLVNEGLGSLYIVFFTQRDAIGYANQLKATALIPKEQRARIAEALRGFRFSTSFGISLRTLLLHGVGVHHAGMLPKYRRLVERLAQQGLLTVICGTDTLGVGINVPIHTVVFSGLAKFDGHRQRIVKVREFQQISGRAGRAGFDTEGLVIVQAPVEEIDALRATRKGQKPKKKKKEPGVVSWNETTFEKLTSSPAETLVPRMQMTASMLLQLIERPGSLFSAVRHLITHSYVSRAQQRKLALEAFALFRGLEKSGVVTHQDEPYADGRWVHIRGDLPHELALNQPLSPFALAYLSILDADAADYPLQVLSIVEAILESPYPVLYAQQKKLRHARAQLLREDGVSYQEMMAELDEITWPQPLAEELSIALENYREEHPWAQQWDLSPKSVVREMVENGMTFGDLIATYGISHAEGTVLRYLTDCYNTLRRLLPHDALTDELRDILDWLRALVDQIDNSLLAEWEALQAGRVPTEEERNATAPPPLLTENRYLFERLIRTVMFRHVSLLALDDTKTLTQLDERISLEYPDWYQETEDYWAEYDDIMTDSDARSARFITITPSPDRATWDVRQTICDPEGDHSWVIDAVVDSTLSDEHGEVHFQSLEIKDLTH; encoded by the coding sequence GTGGATTCTTCGACCCCGACTCTGTCCAACTATCTTCCCGAACTTATAGATTGCCCTGTATCACTGCTGGATACGTCCGTCGTTGACTGTTTTGAACGCTATCTTGCCGATTCTGGCATCGACCCCTACCCTGCTCAAGCTGAAGCTTTTCTCACCATCAGTGCTGGCGATCACCTTATCCTTTCGACCCCTACTGGATCGGGGAAGAGCCTAGTAGCCATCTTTGCTCACTGGTGGGCGATGACGCATGATCAGGTCAGCTTCTATACTGCACCGATTAAGGCGCTCGTCAATGAGAAATTTTTCGCACTGTGCGAGGTCTTTGGATCCGAAAACGTTGGGATGATGACTGGAGACGCCACCGTCAATCCTTCCGCACCTATTGTGTGTGCAACTGCCGAGATCCTGGCGAATAAAGCCCTCCGCGAAGGCGAAAAGTGTGAGGCCGGGCTTGTAATCATGGACGAATTCCATTTTGTGGCAGACCCAGATCGCGGCTGGGCATGGCAAGTACCACTCATCGAACTCCCCCATACTCAATTTGTTTTGCTCTCTGCCACACTCGGTGACACGACACTGTGGAAAGACGGACTGTACGAGCGTTCAGGCCGGGTTGTCACGGAGGTTACTGGTGCGGAGAGACCAGTGCCCCTTACCTATCGGTACTCGCGCTCTCCACTCAATGAGTCTGTCCTGTCTCTTGTGAACGAGGGTTTAGGTTCCCTCTACATCGTGTTCTTTACCCAACGAGATGCGATCGGCTATGCCAACCAGCTGAAAGCTACTGCCCTTATCCCAAAGGAGCAACGTGCCCGCATTGCGGAAGCACTACGTGGGTTCCGATTCTCTACTAGTTTCGGAATTTCGCTGCGTACGCTGCTGCTGCACGGCGTGGGTGTCCATCATGCGGGGATGCTCCCTAAGTATCGGCGGCTCGTCGAACGGCTTGCCCAACAAGGCCTGCTCACTGTCATTTGTGGAACAGATACATTGGGAGTGGGCATCAACGTGCCCATCCACACTGTTGTGTTCAGCGGTTTGGCCAAGTTTGATGGTCATCGTCAGCGCATTGTCAAAGTCCGCGAGTTTCAACAAATTTCCGGTCGGGCGGGACGGGCTGGGTTCGACACTGAAGGCCTCGTTATCGTACAGGCTCCGGTTGAAGAAATTGACGCGCTGCGAGCTACTCGGAAAGGCCAAAAGCCGAAAAAGAAGAAGAAAGAACCGGGCGTCGTTAGCTGGAATGAGACGACTTTCGAAAAACTCACCTCTTCCCCTGCAGAAACCTTGGTTCCTCGCATGCAGATGACGGCGAGTATGCTACTTCAACTCATTGAGCGGCCGGGGAGTTTATTCTCAGCTGTCCGGCATCTCATCACACATAGTTATGTCAGCCGAGCACAACAGCGGAAACTTGCTCTCGAGGCATTTGCTCTCTTCCGCGGTCTAGAAAAGTCTGGTGTGGTGACACACCAAGACGAGCCCTATGCGGATGGACGATGGGTTCACATTCGTGGTGATCTCCCCCATGAATTGGCACTCAATCAGCCGCTATCCCCGTTTGCCTTAGCCTATCTGAGCATTCTCGATGCCGATGCAGCCGACTACCCGCTACAGGTACTCTCCATTGTCGAGGCAATTCTCGAAAGTCCCTATCCGGTTCTCTACGCACAACAAAAGAAGCTCCGTCATGCCCGTGCTCAGCTACTTAGAGAAGACGGAGTGAGCTACCAGGAAATGATGGCCGAGCTTGATGAGATAACCTGGCCACAGCCGCTTGCGGAAGAGCTTTCCATTGCGTTGGAGAACTACCGAGAGGAGCACCCCTGGGCGCAGCAATGGGATCTTAGCCCCAAATCAGTTGTCCGAGAGATGGTGGAGAATGGGATGACTTTTGGCGATCTCATTGCCACGTACGGTATTTCCCATGCCGAGGGAACTGTTTTGAGGTACCTTACCGATTGCTATAACACACTCCGACGGTTGCTTCCGCACGATGCACTCACCGACGAGCTGCGCGACATTCTCGACTGGCTACGGGCGCTCGTGGACCAAATTGACAATTCACTGCTCGCAGAATGGGAAGCTCTACAGGCCGGTCGAGTGCCCACCGAGGAAGAACGCAATGCTACCGCTCCCCCACCACTCCTCACCGAGAACCGCTACTTGTTCGAACGCCTCATCCGCACTGTTATGTTCCGACATGTTTCTCTACTCGCTCTTGATGACACGAAAACTCTTACCCAACTCGATGAAAGGATCTCACTGGAGTATCCCGACTGGTACCAGGAAACGGAAGACTACTGGGCCGAATACGACGACATCATGACCGATAGCGACGCCCGTAGTGCTCGTTTCATCACCATCACTCCTTCCCCAGATAGAGCAACATGGGACGTTCGCCAAACCATCTGCGATCCGGAAGGGGACCATTCGTGGGTCATCGATGCAGTCGTCGATAGCACTCTGTCCGATGAACACGGAGAAGTACACTTTCAGTCCCTCGAGATTAAGGATTTAACGCATTAA